The DNA window GGCGGCGGCTCCTTTACTTCCCGGCTGACTTCGCGGGTCCGCTCCGATGAGGGCCTGGCATATTCCACCGGCTCCAGTTTCTCGACCAACTCGCGCGATTACGGCACCTTCTACGCCTACTGCCAGACCAAGAGTTCCACTGCTTACAAAGCGACCAAAATCATTGCCGAAGAAATTGAGAAAATCAGGAACGAGGGAGTTACTGAGCAGGAATTGAAAGAAGCCCGGGACGCCGTCATCAACCGTTTCGTTTTCACTTTCGATAACCCGGCGAAAATCGTCCAAAGCCTGATGAATCTCGAGTTTGATGGATATCCGGCGGATTATTTCAAGACCTATCTGGATAATTACCGCAAGGTAAATCTGGAACAGATGAAGATGGTCGCCCAGAAATATCTTCAGTCCGACAGCCTGACTTATCTGGTTGTCGGCAAACCGGAGGCATTCGAGAAGACTCTCGATGAATTTGGCGCAGTGACCATTATTGAGCTGACCGACCCGGTGCTGGAATAAGTCTCAATGAAGCCCTATTCTCAAGGCGCTTCTGTCGCTTGACAGAAGCGCCTTTCCATTTCGCCCCCGGCAGAAACCCTCTTACAAATCAGCGTTAAGGAAGTCCAGAAGTCTTTTGAAATCGTCCGGGAGCGGACATTCAAAGGTGAGCGGGGTGTCGGAGACCGGGTGAATGAATTCCAACAGGCGGGCATGAAGCGCCTGCCGCGGCATCATCGCCAGCGCCTGCGCTGCTACCTGACGGTCTCCGCTGAAAATCGACTTGTGCCACTTGTTGCGCCCGCCATAATCGGGGTCACCGAATACCGGATGCCCCAGATGAGAAAAGTGCACTCTTATCTGGTGAGTTCTGCCGGTATGAATCCGGATATCGAGGAGGTCATAGAGACGGTACCGTTTGGTCAACCGGTACTCGGTCAGAGCCGGTCTCCCCTTCCCCGGCGATACCGCCATTTTCTGACGGTCTTTGCGAGAGCGGCTTATCGGAAGTTCAATTTGCCCGATAGTTTCTTTCAGATGACCGCAGAGTAGGGCGGTGTACTTTTTCGTGATTTTTCTTGCCTGAAACAACTTTTGCAGCGCCAGATGAGTCCGGTCGTCCTTCGCAACCAGAACCAGACCGCTGGTATCTTTATCCAGCCGATGAACAATCCCCGGCCGGTCTCCTCCGGACAATTTTGAGAGATTTCCGACATAGTTGAGAAGCGCATTAGCAAGCGTGCCGCTCTTCTGTCCGGCTCCCGGATGCACCGTCATTCCGGCCGGTTTATTTACAACCAGCAGGTAATCATCCTCATAAATGATGTCGAGGCTGATTTCTTCCGGGACTAAGAAAGATGGCGGCTCTTCAGGCACCCGGATGACAACCTTCTCGCCGCCGCTTAATAACTGATAATGCGCCGCCGGCTTGCCATCAACAGTAACCATACCAGCTTCGATAAGCCTTTGCACTTTACTCCGGGTCAGCGCAAACGATGAAGTTTGACCGATATACTTATCCAACCGGACCGGTGCTCCGCCGGTCGGATAAATAAAATCAATCACTCTGGAATAATTTTGAATTGAACTCATAATTAATTATCAGCCGAGCTGACGCAGCGGCCGCCCGGTGGCGAAGACACCAATCAGCCGGCGCGATGATTCTCTGGCGCCGTAACAAGGCTCACCAGCCAGACAGCAATCAGGGCAAGAATATAAGAAGGC is part of the Candidatus Zixiibacteriota bacterium genome and encodes:
- a CDS encoding RluA family pseudouridine synthase, which translates into the protein MSSIQNYSRVIDFIYPTGGAPVRLDKYIGQTSSFALTRSKVQRLIEAGMVTVDGKPAAHYQLLSGGEKVVIRVPEEPPSFLVPEEISLDIIYEDDYLLVVNKPAGMTVHPGAGQKSGTLANALLNYVGNLSKLSGGDRPGIVHRLDKDTSGLVLVAKDDRTHLALQKLFQARKITKKYTALLCGHLKETIGQIELPISRSRKDRQKMAVSPGKGRPALTEYRLTKRYRLYDLLDIRIHTGRTHQIRVHFSHLGHPVFGDPDYGGRNKWHKSIFSGDRQVAAQALAMMPRQALHARLLEFIHPVSDTPLTFECPLPDDFKRLLDFLNADL